The Gilliamella apicola genome window below encodes:
- the pntA gene encoding Re/Si-specific NAD(P)(+) transhydrogenase subunit alpha has translation MHIGIPKERLANEARVAATPQTVGQLLKLGFTVSVEQGAGHAAHFEDQAFIDAGATIQNNHDIWQNDLILKFHAPTDEEILLMKEGLTLISYIYPAQHQELLEKLAAKNITVMAMDCVPRISRAQSLDALSSMSNIAGYRSVIEAANQFGRFFTGQVTAAGKVPPAKVLVIGAGVAGLAAIGAAVSLGAIVRAFDTRPEVAEQINSMGADFLELDFEEEAGSGDGYAKQMSAAFIEAEMALFAEQAKDVDIIITTALIPGKPAPKLISKEMVESMKPGSVIVDLAALTGGNCELTKPGEVFETDNNVKIVGYTDLANRMPAQASQLYGTNIVNLLKLLAKEKDGNIDINFEDVVIRGVTVVKDKEITWPAPPIQVSAQPQKKAAEPIAKPEPKPMDPQKKYGILALIILAYFWLANSVPESFLGHFTVFALSCVVGYYVVWNVTHSLHTPLMSVTNAISGIILVGAILQVGDDNGLTTAIAFIAILIASINIFGGFFVTQRMLKMFQRGK, from the coding sequence ATGCATATCGGTATACCTAAAGAACGGTTAGCCAATGAAGCTAGAGTTGCAGCAACTCCCCAAACAGTTGGACAACTGTTAAAACTTGGATTTACAGTCTCTGTCGAACAAGGTGCAGGGCACGCTGCTCATTTTGAAGATCAAGCATTTATTGATGCTGGAGCAACAATTCAAAATAATCATGATATTTGGCAAAATGACCTTATTTTAAAATTTCATGCACCAACAGATGAAGAAATTTTACTAATGAAAGAGGGATTAACTCTCATTAGTTATATTTATCCAGCCCAACATCAAGAACTTTTAGAAAAACTTGCAGCTAAAAATATAACTGTAATGGCTATGGACTGTGTTCCACGTATTTCACGCGCTCAGTCACTTGACGCATTAAGCTCAATGTCTAATATTGCAGGTTATCGATCTGTTATTGAAGCAGCAAATCAATTCGGTCGATTCTTTACAGGGCAAGTAACAGCTGCAGGTAAAGTACCGCCAGCAAAAGTTTTGGTAATTGGTGCAGGTGTTGCAGGCCTTGCAGCAATTGGCGCAGCAGTTAGTTTAGGTGCTATTGTTCGTGCATTTGATACACGTCCAGAAGTTGCAGAACAAATTAATAGCATGGGTGCTGACTTTTTAGAATTAGATTTCGAAGAAGAAGCTGGTTCTGGTGACGGCTATGCAAAACAGATGTCTGCTGCCTTTATTGAAGCTGAAATGGCATTATTTGCTGAACAAGCAAAAGACGTAGATATCATTATTACTACAGCTTTAATCCCTGGTAAACCTGCACCAAAACTTATTTCGAAAGAGATGGTTGAATCAATGAAACCGGGTAGCGTTATCGTTGATTTAGCAGCCTTAACGGGAGGCAACTGTGAATTAACTAAACCTGGCGAAGTATTTGAAACAGATAATAATGTTAAAATTGTAGGCTATACTGATTTAGCTAATCGTATGCCAGCTCAAGCATCTCAACTTTACGGGACTAACATAGTTAATTTATTAAAACTGCTTGCTAAAGAAAAAGATGGTAACATTGATATTAACTTTGAAGATGTGGTTATTCGTGGCGTAACTGTAGTCAAAGATAAAGAAATCACTTGGCCTGCACCACCAATTCAAGTATCGGCTCAGCCTCAGAAAAAAGCAGCCGAACCTATTGCAAAACCAGAACCAAAACCAATGGATCCTCAGAAGAAATATGGGATTTTGGCGTTAATTATTCTTGCTTACTTCTGGTTAGCAAACTCAGTGCCTGAAAGCTTCTTAGGACATTTTACTGTATTTGCACTATCTTGCGTTGTTGGATATTACGTAGTTTGGAATGTCACCCATTCTCTACATACACCACTTATGTCTGTAACGAATGCTATTTCCGGAATTATATTAGTTGGGGCTATATTGCAAGTCGGCGATGATAATGGCTTAACTACGGCAATTGCATTTATTGCTATTTTGATTGCTAGTATCAATATTTTTGGTGGATTCTTTGTTACCCAAAGAATGCTAAAAATGTTCCAACGTGGCAAATAA